Proteins from a genomic interval of Cydia amplana chromosome 8, ilCydAmpl1.1, whole genome shotgun sequence:
- the LOC134650070 gene encoding tRNA N6-adenosine threonylcarbamoyltransferase, mitochondrial-like — protein MFGLCCLTLKRLHVNKSVRLLHRKKHLIFSENTLILGIETSCDDTGCAIVNGAGNILGESLYSQNVRHLKYGGINPTIAHELHRDNIAKAVNGALDAACIRMDSLDAIAVTVKPGLMNSLEVGVRYAKHLSRLHNKPLIPIHHMEAHALVARMYYDIPFPFLALLISGGNSLLAAFRDVDDVLLLGDTLDNSPGEIMDKVARRMKLRNIPEYSQVAGGRAIELAAKKADKPHMFEFPLPLVKLRDCSFSFSGLKDFVERKLKEKESEHRIIGDEIIPDINNLCAGFLHGVAEHIAHRTERAAAFCEANKIISSNKSIVVSGGVACNDYIFNSIKVIGDKRGYQVYHPPPRVCTDNGVMIAWNGIEKLKLKKDCAMLNSDVIVDPYATLGKNIINDVKAANIQIRVTRIRKKMPHLSS, from the coding sequence ATGTTTGGTTTGTGCTGTTTAACTTTAAAAAGACtgcatgtaaacaaatcagtgAGATTACTTCACCGTAAGAAACACCTTATTTTCTCAGAAAATACTCTAATTTTAGGAATTGAGACATCATGCGATGATACGGGCTGTGCTATAGTCAATGGTGCTGGTAACATATTAGGAGAATCATTATATTCACAAAATGTAAGGCATCTAAAATATGGGGGAATAAATCCTACAATAGCTCATGAACTACACCGTGACAACATTGCAAAGGCGGTTAACGGAGCACTAGATGCAGCATGTATTCGTATGGATAGCCTAGATGCGATAGCAGTTACTGTCAAACCTGGTTTAATGAACAGTCTTGAGGTGGGTGTCAGATATGCAAAACATCTTTCGAGATTGCATAATAAACCCTTAATACCTATACATCACATGGAAGCACATGCTCTTGTGGCCAGGATGTACTATGACATTCCTTTTCCCTTCTTAGCCTTGTTAATATCAGGTGGCAATAGTCTTCTAGCAGCTTTCAGAGATGTTGATGATGTACTCTTGCTCGGTGATACTCTAGATAATTCACCTGGAGAAATAATGGACAAGGTTGCTCGCCGCATGAAACTCAGAAACATCCCGGAGTACTCACAAGTTGCTGGCGGAAGAGCAATAGAGCTGGCTGCAAAAAAGGCTGATAAGCCTCATATGTTTGAGTTCCCATTGCCATTGGTGAAACTTAGAGATTGTAGTTTCAGCTTCAGTGGACTGAAGGATTTTGTTGAAAGAAAATTAAAGGAGAAAGAATCTGAACACAGAATCATAGGCGATGAAATTATTCCAGACATAAACAACTTATGTGCAGGTTTTTTGCATGGTGTAGCTGAGCATATAGCACACAGGACAGAGAGGGCTGCAGCGTTTTGTGAAGCTAACAAAATTATATCTTCTAATAAGAGCATTGTAGTTTCAGGTGGAGTTGCTTGTAatgattatatatttaattctatCAAGGTTATTGGTGACAAGAGAGGGTATCAAGTTTACCATCCACCACCCAGAGTATGTACAGATAATGGTGTTATGATAGCCTGGAATGGGATAGAGAAACTGAAACTTAAGAAAGATTGTGCTATGTTGAATTCTGATGTTATAGTAGATCCTTATGCAACACttggaaaaaatattataaatgatgTTAAAGCTGCTAACATACAAATAAGGGTCACAAGAATCAGAAAGAAAATGCCACATttatcctcctga
- the LOC134650567 gene encoding protein stunted isoform X1 has translation MSAWRAAGLSYINYSNIAAKVLRRALKPELRAEAFKRDESHIRITPWADGKPAHAKQAAPK, from the exons ATGAGTGCCTGGAGGGCAGCTGGTCTTAG ctacATTAACTACTCCAACATCGCCGCCAAGGTGCTCCGTCGGGCCCTGAAACCAGAGCTCCGAGCTGAGGCATTCAAGCGAGATGAATCCCACATTCGCATCACCCCTTGGGCTGATGGCAAACCAGCTC atgCAAAACAGGCGGCGCCAAAGTAG
- the LOC134650567 gene encoding protein stunted isoform X2, with the protein MSAWRAAGLSYINYSNIAAKVLRRALKPELRAEAFKRDESHIRITPWADGKPAHEKL; encoded by the exons ATGAGTGCCTGGAGGGCAGCTGGTCTTAG ctacATTAACTACTCCAACATCGCCGCCAAGGTGCTCCGTCGGGCCCTGAAACCAGAGCTCCGAGCTGAGGCATTCAAGCGAGATGAATCCCACATTCGCATCACCCCTTGGGCTGATGGCAAACCAGCTC atgaaaaactataa
- the LOC134650228 gene encoding traB domain-containing protein-like isoform X1, whose protein sequence is MDAADSLLSDSAAGKQGLEEEELLLKPKPKPNVKCDLVNECKVFIRAEDGGGDTHLNITGNMGPGTSEKPKFVTSTPDQKRESPSDNQIADSNPECDIEGVPDLPLDDGMPSTVTVLDAPDGGKVYLVGTAHFSLQSQEDVSRVIQEVNPHIVMVELCEQRTNILLLDEEIILREAKNINIKKIRATMAQNGVFNGLMYILLLNMSAHITRELGMAPGGEFRRAMAEAKKIPNCMVQLGDRAIDITLHRAIASLTWGQTIRFVWHLLTSNQSISVEEVEKCKQKKMLEDMLEEMAEEFPALKRVFVLERDMYLCHSLQVAALQPRREPCRIVGVVGIGHVSGIVQHWGKVRSQDIPPLLKIPPESLSTRIIRVSVRVACVGALVYAGYRLWPRRWLP, encoded by the exons ATGGATGCTGCCGACTCTCTGCTAAGCGACAGTGCGGCTGGCAAGCAGGGTCTGGAAGAAGAGGAATTGTTATTGAAGCCTAAACCTAAACCCAATGTGAAGTGTGACTTGGTCAATGAATGCAAAGTGTTCATAAGGGCTGAAGACGGAGGGGGTGATACACATCTCAATATAACAGGGAACATGGGCCCAGGGACTAGTG AGAAACCTAAGTTTGTGACTTCCACGCCCGATCAGAAAAGAGAGAGCCCTTCAGATAATCAGATTGCTGATTCTAACCCAGAATGTGATATTGAag GAGTCCCTGACTTGCCCTTGGACGATGGAATGCCGAGCACTGTCACTGTGTTGGATGCTCCTGACGGTGGAAAAGTTTATTTGGTGGGCACTGCCCACTTCAGCTTGCAATCTCAAGAAGATGTGTCCAGG GTAATACAGGAAGTGAACCCGCATATAGTAATGGTCGAGTTGTGTGAGCAGAGAACCAACATACTATTACTAGATGAAGAAATAATTTTAAGAGAAGCtaaaaatattaacattaagAAGATAAG AGCGACAATGGCCCAGAACGGAGTGTTCAACGGGCTCATGTACATCCTGCTCCTGAACATGTCCGCGCATATCACACGCGAGCTGGGCATGGCGCCCGGTGGCGAGTTCCGACGTGCCATGGCCGAG GCCAAGAAAATACCGAACTGCATGGTCCAGCTAGGCGACCGCGCGATAGACATCACTCTGCACAGAGCCATCGCGTCCTTGACCTGGGGCCAGACCATACGCTTCGTATGGCACTTGCTCACATCCAACCAGTCTATTAG tgtggAGGAGGTAGAGAAGTGTAAACAAAAGAAGATGCTTGAAGACATGCTAGAAGAGATGGCAGAGGAATTTCCAGCGTTGAAGCGCGTGTTCGTGCTCGAGCGCGACATGTACCTCTGCCACTCGCTGCAGGTCGCGGCGCTGCAGCCCC GGCGAGAGCCGTGCCGCATAGTGGGCGTGGTGGGCATCGGTCACGTGTCCGGCATCGTGCAACACTGGGGCAAAGTGCGCTCGCAAGACATCCCGCCCCTGCTCAA GATCCCGCCAGAATCCCTGTCGACTCGCATCATCCGCGTGTCGGTGCGCGTGGCGTGCGTGGGCGCGCTGGTGTACGCCGGCTACCGGCTGTGGCCGCGCCGCTGGCTGCCGTGA
- the LOC134650228 gene encoding traB domain-containing protein-like isoform X2 → MSLKRKNAIRRSHYIKKKPKFVTSTPDQKRESPSDNQIADSNPECDIEGVPDLPLDDGMPSTVTVLDAPDGGKVYLVGTAHFSLQSQEDVSRVIQEVNPHIVMVELCEQRTNILLLDEEIILREAKNINIKKIRATMAQNGVFNGLMYILLLNMSAHITRELGMAPGGEFRRAMAEAKKIPNCMVQLGDRAIDITLHRAIASLTWGQTIRFVWHLLTSNQSISVEEVEKCKQKKMLEDMLEEMAEEFPALKRVFVLERDMYLCHSLQVAALQPRREPCRIVGVVGIGHVSGIVQHWGKVRSQDIPPLLKIPPESLSTRIIRVSVRVACVGALVYAGYRLWPRRWLP, encoded by the exons atgtctttaaaaaggAAAAACGCAATAAGACGAAGTCATTATATAAaaa AGAAACCTAAGTTTGTGACTTCCACGCCCGATCAGAAAAGAGAGAGCCCTTCAGATAATCAGATTGCTGATTCTAACCCAGAATGTGATATTGAag GAGTCCCTGACTTGCCCTTGGACGATGGAATGCCGAGCACTGTCACTGTGTTGGATGCTCCTGACGGTGGAAAAGTTTATTTGGTGGGCACTGCCCACTTCAGCTTGCAATCTCAAGAAGATGTGTCCAGG GTAATACAGGAAGTGAACCCGCATATAGTAATGGTCGAGTTGTGTGAGCAGAGAACCAACATACTATTACTAGATGAAGAAATAATTTTAAGAGAAGCtaaaaatattaacattaagAAGATAAG AGCGACAATGGCCCAGAACGGAGTGTTCAACGGGCTCATGTACATCCTGCTCCTGAACATGTCCGCGCATATCACACGCGAGCTGGGCATGGCGCCCGGTGGCGAGTTCCGACGTGCCATGGCCGAG GCCAAGAAAATACCGAACTGCATGGTCCAGCTAGGCGACCGCGCGATAGACATCACTCTGCACAGAGCCATCGCGTCCTTGACCTGGGGCCAGACCATACGCTTCGTATGGCACTTGCTCACATCCAACCAGTCTATTAG tgtggAGGAGGTAGAGAAGTGTAAACAAAAGAAGATGCTTGAAGACATGCTAGAAGAGATGGCAGAGGAATTTCCAGCGTTGAAGCGCGTGTTCGTGCTCGAGCGCGACATGTACCTCTGCCACTCGCTGCAGGTCGCGGCGCTGCAGCCCC GGCGAGAGCCGTGCCGCATAGTGGGCGTGGTGGGCATCGGTCACGTGTCCGGCATCGTGCAACACTGGGGCAAAGTGCGCTCGCAAGACATCCCGCCCCTGCTCAA GATCCCGCCAGAATCCCTGTCGACTCGCATCATCCGCGTGTCGGTGCGCGTGGCGTGCGTGGGCGCGCTGGTGTACGCCGGCTACCGGCTGTGGCCGCGCCGCTGGCTGCCGTGA
- the LOC134650071 gene encoding traB domain-containing protein isoform X2, whose protein sequence is MRYQICTHTGKLWSHLTESFSQSKIILRKNLLLAPSSLVTRNFSDGALKLPSAATLLQNDEKGTVVLLGTVHFSKNSVEDVSEIVKVLNPNGILVELCRQRVSLLELDEKKFIEDAKKFDATKMKQAMKGQSVVSGMLHGMLLKTYADIAKELGVAPGGEFRRAYHEMQKIPGCKLYLGDRPIQITIARAFQSLSVFELGQVLYHLTSSSQSKPLDKHALEKYKDKDFVAAQFEEITRDVPAFRKIFHVFVDERDRCLAYSLQECVRNVDKNPRVLAVVGMGHVDGIIKYYGHMRQEDIIPLLRIPQPPSYSVLFWNGLKYTFYFLVFSFFYRLIFG, encoded by the exons ATGCGGTATCAAATATGTACACACACCGGCAAACTGTGGTCGCATTTGACTGAAAGTTTTTCGCAATCCAAGATTATTTTGCGAAAAAACCTAT TATTGGCCCCTAGTTCGTTAGTGACCAGAAACTTTAGCGACGGTGCCCTAAAACTCCCGTCCGCTGCGACTCTGTTGCAAAATGATGAGAAAGGGACGGTCGTGTTGCTCGGCACCGTGCACTTTAGCAAAAATTCCGTGGAGGATGTATCCGag ATAGTGAAAGTCTTGAATCCTAACGGAATTTTGGTGGAATTGTGCCGGCAAAGAGTTTCGTTATTAGAGCTAGACGAGAAAAAGTTCATAGAGGATGCCAAAAAATTCGACGCAACCAAAATGAA ACAAGCCATGAAGGGCCAGAGCGTGGTGTCCGGCATGCTGCACGGCATGCTGCTCAAGACATACGCTGACATAGCGAAGGAACTGGGGGTGGCGCCGGGCGGCGAGTTCCGCAGGGCCTACCATGAG ATGCAGAAAATACCAGGGTGCAAACTTTATCTTGGTGACAGACCCATACAAATAACGATAGCCAGGGCATTTCAGTCTTTAAGCGTTTTTGAGCTCGGCCAAGTGCTATATCATTTGACGTCATCAAGCCAATCGAAGCCGTTAGa CAAGCACGCATTGGAAAAATACAAAGATAAAGACTTCGTGGCAGCTCAGTTTGAGGAGATCACTCGGGACGTGCCAGCTTTCAGAAAGATATTTCATGTGTTCGTAGACGAACGCGATCGGTGTCTAGCCTATTCGTTACAGGAGTGTGTTCGTAATG TTGATAAGAATCCAAGGGTGCTAGCCGTCGTAGGAATGGGCCATGTTGATGGCATTATAAAATACTACGGCCATATGAGGCAGGAGGATATCATACCACTTCTTAG GATTCCACAGCCGCCGTCGTATTCCGTTTTGTTTTGGAATGGCCTCAAATATACGTTTTATTTTCTGGTGTTTTCATTCTTCTACAGATTGATATTTGGCTAG